The proteins below come from a single Oncorhynchus keta strain PuntledgeMale-10-30-2019 chromosome 1, Oket_V2, whole genome shotgun sequence genomic window:
- the LOC118389896 gene encoding transmembrane protein 59-like, translating into MLQFGGRVCVVSAVVWLLLAGLAAASSDLFDNQLGDISYCKKQCQITIKNKSPAKDSILNACHRGCRLYSICQFVNGNAGFNTSREECQGACQEAYSKLLEQEACSTGCASQPSEPEIKRRKLKAMAHRPKPPSVMDTVSSWFNDIVSSAQSFISSTWTFYLQADDGKVVVFQSQPEIEYTLPELQAPRSNVADKPWPQVHSHTQRPHGVKGHGEKGAAKAGGKGKHPAVQQHTEDPTAEHDFLGCMSRRSGLPRWILAACLFLSIMVMLWLSCASLVTAPEQHIKTELSINGDNEFLDDVQKVNPYYLTPVIAVAIDQPEESEEAGPLPVKVDLNKTSL; encoded by the exons ATGCTTCAGTTCGGCGGCAGGGTGTGCGTTGTCTCCGCTGTCGTCTGGCTGCTTCTGGCGGGGCTGGCGGCTGCGTCTTCTGATCTATTTGACAACCAACTAGGCGACATCAGTTACTGTAAAAAGCAATGCCAGATCACCATCAAAAACAAAAGTCCAGCTAAA GACTCCATATTGAATGCCTGTCACCGTGGTTGTCGTCTCTACTCCATATGTCAGTTTGTGAATGGCAATGCTGGCTTCAACACCAGCAGGGAGGAGTGTCAAGGAG CATGCCAGGAAGCATACAGCAAACTGCTGGAGCAGGAGGCCTGCAGCACCGGCTGTGCCAGCCAGCCCTCCGAACCTGAGATCAAGAGGAGGAAG CTGAAAGCCATGGCCCACCGTCCCAAGCCCCCCTCTGTCATGGACACCGTGTCCAGCTGGTTTAACGACATCGTCAGCTCTGCTCAGAGCTTCATCTCCTCTACCTGGACCTTCTACCTGCAGGCCGACGATGGCAAGGTGGTGGTCTTCCAG AGCCAACCAGAGATTGAGTACACTCTGCCGGAGCTGCAGGCTCCCCGCTCCAATGTGGCAGACAAACCCTGGCCACAGGTCCActcccacacacagagacccCATG GTGTGAAAGGACATGGGGAGAAGGGAGCAGCCAAGGCCGGAGGCAAGGGGAAGCACCCAGCAGTCCAGCAACATACAGAGGACCCCACCGCTGAGCATGACTTCCTGGGTTGCATGTCAAG GCGCTCTGGACTGCCTCGTTGGATCCTGGCTGCCTGTCTCTTCCTGTCCATCATGGTGATGTTGTGGCTCAGCTGTGCCAGCCTGGTCACTGCACCTGAACAGCACATCAAAACAGAG CTGAGCATCAACGGAGACAATGAGTTTCTGGATGACGTCCAGAAGGTCAACCCCTACTACCTGACCCCTGTGATTGCTGTAGCCATCGACCAACCAGAGGAGAGTGAGGAAGCTGGACCACTGCCAGTCAAGGTTGACCTCAACAAGACATCTCTTTAG
- the LOC118389904 gene encoding cytokine receptor-like factor 1 isoform X1, protein MISMLCLMLFVPRVFSSSTQVAIIFPQDPALWMGSSLTATCTVSPERGLHANTMYWTLNGKRLPSSTYGLLSTNGLSVTLHRLNGSQQQSGDNLVCHSRDGHVLAGSCLYVGMPPEKPVNLTCWSRNTKDLSCKWTPGGRGETFIKTKYTLKYKLRWYGRERECEDYSTGQRYTCYIPRDLALFTPYEIWVEASNQLGTATSDVITLDILDVVTTDPPDNVHVSRVGELEDQLTVRWGSPPALKDFLFQAKYQIRYRLEDSTEWKLVDDVGNQTSCRLAGLREGTVYFVQVRCNPVGIYGSRKAGIWSDWSHPTAASTPHSEPLQSGSCDPKSGEQNSTLRRELKQFFGWVRKHACGCSGMSIKLYDQWRVWLQKSHKTRNHESIWNRKRTDARRQRYTTVCSPGFK, encoded by the exons ATGATCTCCATGTTGTGTCTCATGCTGTTTGTTCCACGTGTGTTCTCCTCATCGACAC AGGTGGCTATAATCTTCCCCCAAGACCCAGCATTGTGGATGGGCTCCAGCCTAACGGCCACGTGCACAGTGAGCCCCGAGCGGGGGCTGCATGCCAACACTATGTACTGGACCCTTAATGGGAAGAGACTCCCAAGTAGCACCTACGGCCTGCTGAGCACCAACGGCCTCAGTGTCACCTTGCACCGCCTCAACGGCTCCCAGCAGCAGTCTGGGGACAACCTGGTGTGTCACAGCAGAGACGGACATGTCCTGGCTGGCTCCTGTCTATACGTGGGCA TGCCCCCGGAGAAGCCGGTCAACCTAACCTGCTGGTCCCGAAATACAAAGGACCTGAGCTGCAAGTGGACCCCCGGTGGTCGGGGTGAAACCTTCATCAAAACCAAATACACCCTCAAGTACAAATTGAG GTGGTACgggcgagagagagaatgtgaggacTACAGCACGGGGCAACGCTACACATGTTACATCCCCCGGGACTTGGCCCTCTTTACTCCCTACGAGATCTGGGTGGAGGCGTCCAATCAGCTCGGGACTGCCACCTCTGATGTCATCACTCTGGATATTCTGGATGTGG TGACTACAGACCCTCCAGACAACGTCCATGTGAGTCGTGTGGGGGAGCTTGAGGACCAGCTGACAGTGCGTTGGGGCAGCCCTCCGGCACTTAAAGACTTCCTCTTCCAGGCCAAATACCAGATACGTTACCGACTGGAAGACAGCACTGAATGGAAG TTGGTGGATGATGTAGGTAACCAGACATCGTGCCGGCTAGCAGGGCTAAGGGAAGGGACAGTATACTTTGTCCAGGTGAGGTGTAACCCAGTGGGGATCTACGGCTCCAGGAAGGCTGGGATCTGGAGTGACTGGAGCCACCCTACAGCTGCCTCCACGCCCCACAGTG AGCCGCTGCAGAGTGGGTCATGTGACCCCAAGTCGGGCGAGCAGAACTCCACCCTGCGACGGGAACTCAAGCAGTTCTTTGGCTGGGTCCGCAAACACGCATGCGGCTGCAGCGGCATGTCAATCAAACTCTACGACCAGTGGCGGGTGTGGCTGCAGAAATCTCATAAAACACGCAACCAT GAATCCATATGGAACAGAAAAAGAACTGATGCGAGACGCCAGCGTTACACTACTGTCTGCAGCCCAGGATTCAAATAG
- the LOC118389904 gene encoding cytokine receptor-like factor 1 isoform X2: protein MISMLCLMLFVPRVFSSSTQVAIIFPQDPALWMGSSLTATCTVSPERGLHANTMYWTLNGKRLPSSTYGLLSTNGLSVTLHRLNGSQQQSGDNLVCHSRDGHVLAGSCLYVGMPPEKPVNLTCWSRNTKDLSCKWTPGGRGETFIKTKYTLKYKLRWYGRERECEDYSTGQRYTCYIPRDLALFTPYEIWVEASNQLGTATSDVITLDILDVVTTDPPDNVHVSRVGELEDQLTVRWGSPPALKDFLFQAKYQIRYRLEDSTEWKLVDDVGNQTSCRLAGLREGTVYFVQVRCNPVGIYGSRKAGIWSDWSHPTAASTPHSEPLQSGSCDPKSGEQNSTLRRELKQFFGWVRKHACGCSGMSIKLYDQWRVWLQKSHKTRNHVGIHMEQKKN from the exons ATGATCTCCATGTTGTGTCTCATGCTGTTTGTTCCACGTGTGTTCTCCTCATCGACAC AGGTGGCTATAATCTTCCCCCAAGACCCAGCATTGTGGATGGGCTCCAGCCTAACGGCCACGTGCACAGTGAGCCCCGAGCGGGGGCTGCATGCCAACACTATGTACTGGACCCTTAATGGGAAGAGACTCCCAAGTAGCACCTACGGCCTGCTGAGCACCAACGGCCTCAGTGTCACCTTGCACCGCCTCAACGGCTCCCAGCAGCAGTCTGGGGACAACCTGGTGTGTCACAGCAGAGACGGACATGTCCTGGCTGGCTCCTGTCTATACGTGGGCA TGCCCCCGGAGAAGCCGGTCAACCTAACCTGCTGGTCCCGAAATACAAAGGACCTGAGCTGCAAGTGGACCCCCGGTGGTCGGGGTGAAACCTTCATCAAAACCAAATACACCCTCAAGTACAAATTGAG GTGGTACgggcgagagagagaatgtgaggacTACAGCACGGGGCAACGCTACACATGTTACATCCCCCGGGACTTGGCCCTCTTTACTCCCTACGAGATCTGGGTGGAGGCGTCCAATCAGCTCGGGACTGCCACCTCTGATGTCATCACTCTGGATATTCTGGATGTGG TGACTACAGACCCTCCAGACAACGTCCATGTGAGTCGTGTGGGGGAGCTTGAGGACCAGCTGACAGTGCGTTGGGGCAGCCCTCCGGCACTTAAAGACTTCCTCTTCCAGGCCAAATACCAGATACGTTACCGACTGGAAGACAGCACTGAATGGAAG TTGGTGGATGATGTAGGTAACCAGACATCGTGCCGGCTAGCAGGGCTAAGGGAAGGGACAGTATACTTTGTCCAGGTGAGGTGTAACCCAGTGGGGATCTACGGCTCCAGGAAGGCTGGGATCTGGAGTGACTGGAGCCACCCTACAGCTGCCTCCACGCCCCACAGTG AGCCGCTGCAGAGTGGGTCATGTGACCCCAAGTCGGGCGAGCAGAACTCCACCCTGCGACGGGAACTCAAGCAGTTCTTTGGCTGGGTCCGCAAACACGCATGCGGCTGCAGCGGCATGTCAATCAAACTCTACGACCAGTGGCGGGTGTGGCTGCAGAAATCTCATAAAACACGCAACCATGTAG GAATCCATATGGAACAGAAAAAGAACTGA